One Tachysurus fulvidraco isolate hzauxx_2018 chromosome 2, HZAU_PFXX_2.0, whole genome shotgun sequence DNA segment encodes these proteins:
- the LOC113656439 gene encoding band 4.1-like protein 1 isoform X2 — MTTEKGPESEVKKTTEEPSQQKVSAGRMSESSSDGKMAKQDQEGKCPDDHKDPDDDSERTTPGKSPKSPQKSSKRLKTVPFKVTLMDSSDYEAGIEKHCKGQALLDMVCDHLNLLEKDYFGLTFTDSDSQKNWLDPSKEIKKQMRTSPWHFSFAVKFYPPDPSQLMEDITRYYLCLQLRDDILSGRLPCSFVTHALLGSYTVQAELGDYDQDEHASDYVGDFHFAPNQTRELEDRVMELHRTYRGMTPAEAEVNFLENAKKLSMYGVDLHHAKDSEGIEIMLGVCANGLLIYRDRLRINRFAWPKILKISYKRSNFYIKIRPGEYEQFESTIGFKLNNHRAAKRLWKVCIEHHTFFRLVSPEPPPKGFLVMGSKFRYSGRTQAQTRQASSLIDRPAPHFERSTSKRHLLSRSLDGEFSRPLSTMLERQDAVSQRSETQCFSGDEDGEPDLSLDQDQEDSGVTTPTRKKDIKLDTESTPRHKQEFLDKSEDMLLKHQASINELKRALREPNSKLINREKRLSATSPGDTPEKKAEAIGAGGREPINSLSMEDIIQKTLVISPEGSEEWVLIEKQNTYQLDYEMEETDKSKANVSPLPLVAEVPLERRMIHIEVTGEDGKEMQVQMDTFPSPKTPENDESKYGIGLREDQVQEVSTEPKTTETKVVKLQESKEEYTSDKPHKERRPQSLNLGRQEFVYESKNKTSNIQQEESDEDNNTSGKEVTPTRKPGIESWSENLPEKIEEQMKERPLNEEKEKELNKAIEENPANPVLDKSGFDDAKRQASDQLKEVLVDLKSINVDDQQDGSDSINGPIKDEVKRRSEIKFEVTKIIMIDNSENEEEPENEYNQRMDEFVAEKKISNIEQESLEEVLAEKVQRRTKVAGHVHTEITRIVPLKPERARSQEYRDDIDIGEESRQIKRHFKRHSMYESLERQFDPSGFDSRDTSSSYTLFTSNKITRSQEASPLPMVEVEHDILSTNEQQSTMYSECLHKGNTIPYEELIKYTPKAGYEGFPQSDEVAMEVQMFSSKNQALQKSGPPTPPVKTKKARESGLILRNSRNTSKEPAPEVLKKQHGEPLSTPAIYEETIDEVKRRPLSASEYEYDRNTAVTLRDAHLGIERKCSSMTVSSTSSLEAEADFSAFMELHGGLEESSRSMAEHGVSEDFSITRITGSHDGLLTKERVHEEHIHHEVEPPPVAKKDRTAVSMAHMLRKGDSTVEPQSNGSGLPHITDFPDQQPVQELGDSDGNCEETVVSDNDVIQPQEGDPMQKQSRLKEAKENGSPIKTGSTGKEFIISPISNENVTSTTTTQVTKTVKGGYSETRIEKRIIITGDDAVDQHQALAMAIQEAKQQHPDMLVTKAVVVRETNTSSEEKHRTSES; from the exons AAGCACTGCAAGGGTCAGGCGCTGCTGGACATGGTGTGTGACCATCTCAACCTGCTTGAGAAGGACTACTTTGGCTTGACCTTCACCGACTCAGACAGCCAAAAG AATTGGCTGGACCCCTCCAAGGAGATCAAGAAGCAAATGAGAA CTTCTCCTTGGCATTTTTCCTTCGCCGTTAAATTTTATCCTCCAGATCCTTCTCAGCTCATGGAGGACATCACCAG GTACTATTTGTGCCTCCAGCTGCGTGATGACATCCTGTCTGGTCGTCTTCCCTGCTCGTTCGTCACTCACGCTCTGCTGGGTTCCTACACCGTGCAGGCTGAACTCGGAGACTACGACCAGGACGAGCACGCCTCAGACTACGTCGGCGACTTCCACTTTGCTCCTAACCAGACCCGCGAGCTTGAGGACAGAGTCATGGAGCTGCATCGCACCTACAG GGGCATGACGCCTGCTGAGGCAGAAGTGAACTTCCTGGAGAATGCCAAGAAGCTGTCCATGTATGGGGTCGACTTACATCACGCAAAG GATTCCGAAGGGATTGAAATCATGCTGGGCGTTTGTGCCAACGGCCTGCTGATCTACCGCGACCGCCTGAGGATTAACCGCTTCGCCTGGCCCAAGATCCTGAAGATCTCATATAAAAGGAGCAACTTCTACATCAAGATTCGCCCAGGAGAG TATGAGCAGTTTGAGAGCACCATTGGCTTCAAGCTGAACAACCACAGAGCTGCAAAAAGACTCTGGAAAGTCTGCATCGAGCATCATACATTCTTCAG GTTAGTGTCTCCAGAACCTCCTCCTAAAGGTTTCCTCGTGATGGGCTCTAAGTTCCGGTACAGCGGGCGAACACAAGCGCAGACCAGGCAGGCCAGCTCCCTGATCGATCGTCCTGCGCCTCATTTCGAGCGCTCCACCAGTAAGAGGCATCTCCTCTCGCGCAGCCTGGATGGAG AGTTCTCCAGGCCGCTGTCTACAATGTTGGAACGTCAGGATGCTGTATCCCAGAGGAGTGAGACACAGTGTTTCTCAGGAGATGAGGATGGAGAACCTGACCTGAGTCTTGACCAGGACCAAGAAGATTCTGGTGTCACCACCCCAACCAGGAAGAAAGATATTAAG TTGGACACGGAGTCGACTCCTCGACACAAACAGGAG TTTCTGGATAAATCAGAAGACATGCTGCTGAAGCACCAGGCAAGCATCAATGAGCTGAAGCGAGCCTTGAGGGAACCCAACAGTAAGCTTATTAACCGGGAAAAGCGACTCTCAGCGACCTCACCGGGTGACACGCCCGAGAAAAAGGCT GAGGCAATTGGAGCAGGTGGAAGGGAACCTATTAACAGCCTTTCAATGGAGGACATCATCCAGAAGACATTGGTGATTTCGCCCGAG GGTTCTGAGGAGTGGGTGTTAATTGAAAAACAGAACACTTACCAACTTGACTATGAAATGGAAGAGACAGATAAGAGCAAAGCCAATGTTTCTCCTCTGCCTTTGGTTGCTGAAGTACCTTTAGAACGAAGAATGATTCACATTGAAGTAACTGGTGAAGATGGTAAAGAAATGCAGGTTCAGATGGACACCTTTCCATCTCCTAAGACGCCAGAAAACGATGAATCAAAGTATGGGATTGGCCTGAGGGAAGACCAAGTACAAGAGGTGTCGACTGAACCAAAGACCACAGAAACCAAGGTGGTCAAATTACAAGAATCAAAAGAGGAATATACTTCAGACAAACCGCATAAAGAAAGGAGACCACAGAGTCTGAATTTGGGAAGACAGGAATTTGTTTATGAATCTAAAAACAAGACCTCAAACATACAGCAAGAGGAATCTGATGAAGACAATAATACATCTGGAAAAGAGGTGACACCAACCAGGAAACCAGGAATTGAAAGCTGGTCAGAAAACCTGCCTGAGAAGATAGaggaacaaatgaaagaaaggcCACTAAATgaagagaaggaaaaggagCTTAACAAAGCCATTGAAGAAAATCCAGCAAATCCTGTTCTGGACAAGTCAGGGTTCGATGATGCCAAACGACAAGCAAGCGATCAACTAAAGGAAGTGTTGGTTGATTTGAAGAGCATTAATGTTGATGATCAGCAAGATGGTTCTGACTCAATCAATGGGCCCATAAAAGATGAGGTTAAAAGAAGATCAGAGATCAAGTTTGAGGTTACCAAAATCATTATGATCGACAACAGTGAAAATGAAGAGGAGCCAGAGAATGAATACAACCAGAGAATGGATGAATTTGTGGCTGAAAAAAAGATTAGCAATATTGAACAGGAGAGTCTAGAAGAGGTGCTTGCAGAAAAGGTGCAGCGAAGGACAAAGGTTGCAGGGCATGTTCATACCGAAATAACAAGGATCGTCCCATTGAAACCAGAGAGGGCAAGGAGTCAAGAGTACAGAGATGATATAGATATTGGTGAAGAATCGAGACagataaaaagacattttaaaagacATAGCATGTATGAATCTCTAGAGAGACAATTTGACCCAAGCGGGTTTGATTCCAGAGACACAAGCTCTTCGTATACTCTATTTACTTCCAACAAAATCACCAGATCTCAAGAGGCATCACCTTTACCCATGGTGGAAGTAGAACATGACATCTTGAGCACCAATGAGCAGCAATCAACCATGTATAGCGAGTGTCTGCACAAAGGAAATACTATTCCGTATGAAGAGTTGATTAAATATACCCCTAAAGCAGGGTATGAAGGTTTTCCCCAGTCTGATGAAGTGGCCATGGAAGTTCAAATGTTCTCCTCCAAGAACCAAGCACTGCAGAAAAGTGGACCTCCAACTCCTCCAGTGAAAACCAAGAAGGCCAGAGAGTCAGGACTGATCCTAAGAAATAGCCGTAATACCAGCAAAGAGCCTGCACCAGAAGTTTTGAAGAAACAGCATGGG GAGCCTCTTTCCACTCCTGCCATTTACGAAGAGACAATAGATGAAGTCAAG CGAAGGCCACTGTCTGCCAGTGAATACGAGTACGATCGTAACACAGCAGTGACTCTGAGGGATGCCCACCTGGGCATCGAGCGTAAGTGCTCCAGCATGACGGTCAGTTCCACTTCCAGCCTAGAGGCCGAGGCCGACTTCAGTGCGTTCATGGAACTTCATGGTGGACTGGAGGAGTCTTCCAGGAGCATGGCTGAGCACGGAGTTTCGGAGGACTTCAGCATCACCCGCATCACAGGATCTCATGATGGGCTGCTCACAAAGGAGAGAGTACATGAAGAACACATCCACCATGAAGTGGAACCT CCGCCTGTGGCCAAGAAAGATAGGACCGCAGTGAGCATGGCGCATATGCTGAGAAAAGGAGACTCCACTGTGGAACCTCAGTCCAATGGTTCTGGGCTTCCTCACATTACAGACTTCCCAGATCAG CAGCCTGTGCAGGAGCTGGGTGACAGTGATGGTAACTGTGAGGAGACCGTAGTCTCCGACAATGATGTCATCCAGCCACAGGAGGGAGATCCG ATGCAGAAACAGAGCAGGCTAAAGGAAGCAAAAGAGAACGGCTCACCT ATTAAAACGGGCAGCACTGGGAAGGAATTTATCATATCTCCCATCAGCAACGAAAACGTCACTTCCACAACTACGACACAGGTCACGAAG ACGGTTAAAGGGGGATACTCTGAGACAAGAATCGAGAAACGGATCATTATCACAGGAGACGATGCTGTGGACCAACATCAG GCTCTCGCGATGGCAATACAAGAAGCCAAACAGCAGCATCCCGACATGCTCGTGACCAAGGCTGTAGTGGTCAGAGAAACAAACACTTCCTCTGAGGAGAAACACAGGACATCCGAG tcctgA
- the LOC113656439 gene encoding band 4.1-like protein 1 isoform X4: MTTEKGPESEVKKTTEEPSQQKVSAGRMSESSSDGKMAKQDQEGKCPDDHKDPDDDSERTTPGKSPKSPQKSSKRLKTVPFKVTLMDSSDYEAGIEKHCKGQALLDMVCDHLNLLEKDYFGLTFTDSDSQKNWLDPSKEIKKQMRTSPWHFSFAVKFYPPDPSQLMEDITRYYLCLQLRDDILSGRLPCSFVTHALLGSYTVQAELGDYDQDEHASDYVGDFHFAPNQTRELEDRVMELHRTYRGMTPAEAEVNFLENAKKLSMYGVDLHHAKDSEGIEIMLGVCANGLLIYRDRLRINRFAWPKILKISYKRSNFYIKIRPGEYEQFESTIGFKLNNHRAAKRLWKVCIEHHTFFRLVSPEPPPKGFLVMGSKFRYSGRTQAQTRQASSLIDRPAPHFERSTSKRHLLSRSLDGEFSRPLSTMLERQDAVSQRSETQCFSGDEDGEPDLSLDQDQEDSGVTTPTRKKDIKFLDKSEDMLLKHQASINELKRALREPNSKLINREKRLSATSPGDTPEKKAEAIGAGGREPINSLSMEDIIQKTLVISPEGSEEWVLIEKQNTYQLDYEMEETDKSKANVSPLPLVAEVPLERRMIHIEVTGEDGKEMQVQMDTFPSPKTPENDESKYGIGLREDQVQEVSTEPKTTETKVVKLQESKEEYTSDKPHKERRPQSLNLGRQEFVYESKNKTSNIQQEESDEDNNTSGKEVTPTRKPGIESWSENLPEKIEEQMKERPLNEEKEKELNKAIEENPANPVLDKSGFDDAKRQASDQLKEVLVDLKSINVDDQQDGSDSINGPIKDEVKRRSEIKFEVTKIIMIDNSENEEEPENEYNQRMDEFVAEKKISNIEQESLEEVLAEKVQRRTKVAGHVHTEITRIVPLKPERARSQEYRDDIDIGEESRQIKRHFKRHSMYESLERQFDPSGFDSRDTSSSYTLFTSNKITRSQEASPLPMVEVEHDILSTNEQQSTMYSECLHKGNTIPYEELIKYTPKAGYEGFPQSDEVAMEVQMFSSKNQALQKSGPPTPPVKTKKARESGLILRNSRNTSKEPAPEVLKKQHGEPLSTPAIYEETIDEVKRRPLSASEYEYDRNTAVTLRDAHLGIERKCSSMTVSSTSSLEAEADFSAFMELHGGLEESSRSMAEHGVSEDFSITRITGSHDGLLTKERVHEEHIHHEVEPPPVAKKDRTAVSMAHMLRKGDSTVEPQSNGSGLPHITDFPDQQQPVQELGDSDGNCEETVVSDNDVIQPQEGDPMQKQSRLKEAKENGSPIKTGSTGKEFIISPISNENVTSTTTTQVTKTVKGGYSETRIEKRIIITGDDAVDQHQALAMAIQEAKQQHPDMLVTKAVVVRETNTSSEEKHRTSES, encoded by the exons AAGCACTGCAAGGGTCAGGCGCTGCTGGACATGGTGTGTGACCATCTCAACCTGCTTGAGAAGGACTACTTTGGCTTGACCTTCACCGACTCAGACAGCCAAAAG AATTGGCTGGACCCCTCCAAGGAGATCAAGAAGCAAATGAGAA CTTCTCCTTGGCATTTTTCCTTCGCCGTTAAATTTTATCCTCCAGATCCTTCTCAGCTCATGGAGGACATCACCAG GTACTATTTGTGCCTCCAGCTGCGTGATGACATCCTGTCTGGTCGTCTTCCCTGCTCGTTCGTCACTCACGCTCTGCTGGGTTCCTACACCGTGCAGGCTGAACTCGGAGACTACGACCAGGACGAGCACGCCTCAGACTACGTCGGCGACTTCCACTTTGCTCCTAACCAGACCCGCGAGCTTGAGGACAGAGTCATGGAGCTGCATCGCACCTACAG GGGCATGACGCCTGCTGAGGCAGAAGTGAACTTCCTGGAGAATGCCAAGAAGCTGTCCATGTATGGGGTCGACTTACATCACGCAAAG GATTCCGAAGGGATTGAAATCATGCTGGGCGTTTGTGCCAACGGCCTGCTGATCTACCGCGACCGCCTGAGGATTAACCGCTTCGCCTGGCCCAAGATCCTGAAGATCTCATATAAAAGGAGCAACTTCTACATCAAGATTCGCCCAGGAGAG TATGAGCAGTTTGAGAGCACCATTGGCTTCAAGCTGAACAACCACAGAGCTGCAAAAAGACTCTGGAAAGTCTGCATCGAGCATCATACATTCTTCAG GTTAGTGTCTCCAGAACCTCCTCCTAAAGGTTTCCTCGTGATGGGCTCTAAGTTCCGGTACAGCGGGCGAACACAAGCGCAGACCAGGCAGGCCAGCTCCCTGATCGATCGTCCTGCGCCTCATTTCGAGCGCTCCACCAGTAAGAGGCATCTCCTCTCGCGCAGCCTGGATGGAG AGTTCTCCAGGCCGCTGTCTACAATGTTGGAACGTCAGGATGCTGTATCCCAGAGGAGTGAGACACAGTGTTTCTCAGGAGATGAGGATGGAGAACCTGACCTGAGTCTTGACCAGGACCAAGAAGATTCTGGTGTCACCACCCCAACCAGGAAGAAAGATATTAAG TTTCTGGATAAATCAGAAGACATGCTGCTGAAGCACCAGGCAAGCATCAATGAGCTGAAGCGAGCCTTGAGGGAACCCAACAGTAAGCTTATTAACCGGGAAAAGCGACTCTCAGCGACCTCACCGGGTGACACGCCCGAGAAAAAGGCT GAGGCAATTGGAGCAGGTGGAAGGGAACCTATTAACAGCCTTTCAATGGAGGACATCATCCAGAAGACATTGGTGATTTCGCCCGAG GGTTCTGAGGAGTGGGTGTTAATTGAAAAACAGAACACTTACCAACTTGACTATGAAATGGAAGAGACAGATAAGAGCAAAGCCAATGTTTCTCCTCTGCCTTTGGTTGCTGAAGTACCTTTAGAACGAAGAATGATTCACATTGAAGTAACTGGTGAAGATGGTAAAGAAATGCAGGTTCAGATGGACACCTTTCCATCTCCTAAGACGCCAGAAAACGATGAATCAAAGTATGGGATTGGCCTGAGGGAAGACCAAGTACAAGAGGTGTCGACTGAACCAAAGACCACAGAAACCAAGGTGGTCAAATTACAAGAATCAAAAGAGGAATATACTTCAGACAAACCGCATAAAGAAAGGAGACCACAGAGTCTGAATTTGGGAAGACAGGAATTTGTTTATGAATCTAAAAACAAGACCTCAAACATACAGCAAGAGGAATCTGATGAAGACAATAATACATCTGGAAAAGAGGTGACACCAACCAGGAAACCAGGAATTGAAAGCTGGTCAGAAAACCTGCCTGAGAAGATAGaggaacaaatgaaagaaaggcCACTAAATgaagagaaggaaaaggagCTTAACAAAGCCATTGAAGAAAATCCAGCAAATCCTGTTCTGGACAAGTCAGGGTTCGATGATGCCAAACGACAAGCAAGCGATCAACTAAAGGAAGTGTTGGTTGATTTGAAGAGCATTAATGTTGATGATCAGCAAGATGGTTCTGACTCAATCAATGGGCCCATAAAAGATGAGGTTAAAAGAAGATCAGAGATCAAGTTTGAGGTTACCAAAATCATTATGATCGACAACAGTGAAAATGAAGAGGAGCCAGAGAATGAATACAACCAGAGAATGGATGAATTTGTGGCTGAAAAAAAGATTAGCAATATTGAACAGGAGAGTCTAGAAGAGGTGCTTGCAGAAAAGGTGCAGCGAAGGACAAAGGTTGCAGGGCATGTTCATACCGAAATAACAAGGATCGTCCCATTGAAACCAGAGAGGGCAAGGAGTCAAGAGTACAGAGATGATATAGATATTGGTGAAGAATCGAGACagataaaaagacattttaaaagacATAGCATGTATGAATCTCTAGAGAGACAATTTGACCCAAGCGGGTTTGATTCCAGAGACACAAGCTCTTCGTATACTCTATTTACTTCCAACAAAATCACCAGATCTCAAGAGGCATCACCTTTACCCATGGTGGAAGTAGAACATGACATCTTGAGCACCAATGAGCAGCAATCAACCATGTATAGCGAGTGTCTGCACAAAGGAAATACTATTCCGTATGAAGAGTTGATTAAATATACCCCTAAAGCAGGGTATGAAGGTTTTCCCCAGTCTGATGAAGTGGCCATGGAAGTTCAAATGTTCTCCTCCAAGAACCAAGCACTGCAGAAAAGTGGACCTCCAACTCCTCCAGTGAAAACCAAGAAGGCCAGAGAGTCAGGACTGATCCTAAGAAATAGCCGTAATACCAGCAAAGAGCCTGCACCAGAAGTTTTGAAGAAACAGCATGGG GAGCCTCTTTCCACTCCTGCCATTTACGAAGAGACAATAGATGAAGTCAAG CGAAGGCCACTGTCTGCCAGTGAATACGAGTACGATCGTAACACAGCAGTGACTCTGAGGGATGCCCACCTGGGCATCGAGCGTAAGTGCTCCAGCATGACGGTCAGTTCCACTTCCAGCCTAGAGGCCGAGGCCGACTTCAGTGCGTTCATGGAACTTCATGGTGGACTGGAGGAGTCTTCCAGGAGCATGGCTGAGCACGGAGTTTCGGAGGACTTCAGCATCACCCGCATCACAGGATCTCATGATGGGCTGCTCACAAAGGAGAGAGTACATGAAGAACACATCCACCATGAAGTGGAACCT CCGCCTGTGGCCAAGAAAGATAGGACCGCAGTGAGCATGGCGCATATGCTGAGAAAAGGAGACTCCACTGTGGAACCTCAGTCCAATGGTTCTGGGCTTCCTCACATTACAGACTTCCCAGATCAG caGCAGCCTGTGCAGGAGCTGGGTGACAGTGATGGTAACTGTGAGGAGACCGTAGTCTCCGACAATGATGTCATCCAGCCACAGGAGGGAGATCCG ATGCAGAAACAGAGCAGGCTAAAGGAAGCAAAAGAGAACGGCTCACCT ATTAAAACGGGCAGCACTGGGAAGGAATTTATCATATCTCCCATCAGCAACGAAAACGTCACTTCCACAACTACGACACAGGTCACGAAG ACGGTTAAAGGGGGATACTCTGAGACAAGAATCGAGAAACGGATCATTATCACAGGAGACGATGCTGTGGACCAACATCAG GCTCTCGCGATGGCAATACAAGAAGCCAAACAGCAGCATCCCGACATGCTCGTGACCAAGGCTGTAGTGGTCAGAGAAACAAACACTTCCTCTGAGGAGAAACACAGGACATCCGAG tcctgA